Genomic DNA from Paracoccus aminophilus JCM 7686:
CAGGCCGACGTTCGCCATGGTGAAGAACATGAAGACCAGCGCATATTTTGGCATCCGGTTCACGAGACCGCCGTAAGCGTCGATCTCGCGGGTGTGCATCCGGTCATAGATCACGCCGACGCAGAGGAAGAGCGCGCCCGAGATGAAGCCATGCGACAGCATCTGGAAGATCGCGCCATCAACGCCCGGCTGGTTCACGGTGAAAATACCAAGCGTGACATAGCCCATATGCGCGACCGACGAATAAGCGATCAGCTTTTTCATGTCGGACTGCACCAGCGCCACCAGCGAAGTGTAGACGATGGCAATCGCCGAGAGCCAGAAGATATAGGGCTGCGCGACGCCGCTCGCGACCGGGAACATCGGCAGTGAGAAGCGCAGGAAGCCGTAACCGCCCATTTTCAGCAAGATCGCGGCCAGCACGACCGAACCGGCAGTCGGCGCTTGAACGTGAGCATCGGGCAGCCAGGTGTGGACCGGCCACATCGGCATCTTGACCGCGAAGCTTGCGAAGAAGGCCAGGAACAGCAGCATCTGCGTGCCGCCGACGATGGTCACGCCCAGCAGACGATAGGTCTCGGACGGGAATTTGAAGGTCAGCAGGGTCGGAATGTCGGTCGTGCCTGCCATGTGATACATGGCGATCATCGCGACCAGCATCAGCACCGAGCCGAGGAAGGTGTAGAGGAAGAACTTGAAGGCCGCATAGATGCGGTTCTGGCCGCCCCAGATACCGATGATCAGGAACATCGGGATCAGACCTGCCTCGAAGAAAAGGTAGAAGAGCACGAGATCCAGCGCGGTGAACACGCCGATCATCAGCCCCTCGAGCACGAGGAAGGCGATCATATATTCCTTGACGCGCTTCTCGACGCTCCAGGTCGAGAGGATCGTCAAAGGCATCAGGAAGGTCGTCAGCATCACGAAGAGGATCGAGATGCCGTCGACGCCCATCTTGTATTTGAGGCCCATGATCCAGTCGCGGTCTTCCACGAACTGGAAGCCGGTATTGGCCGGATCAAAGCCGAAGAGGACCATCAGCGAGATGAGGAAGGTCGCCGTTGTGGCAATCAACGCGAGCCAGCGGGCGTTGCGGTTGGCGGCCTCGTCATGGCCGCGCAGGAACAGCGCCA
This window encodes:
- a CDS encoding NADH-quinone oxidoreductase subunit M encodes the protein MTNLLSIITFLPIVAAGILALFLRGHDEAANRNARWLALIATTATFLISLMVLFGFDPANTGFQFVEDRDWIMGLKYKMGVDGISILFVMLTTFLMPLTILSTWSVEKRVKEYMIAFLVLEGLMIGVFTALDLVLFYLFFEAGLIPMFLIIGIWGGQNRIYAAFKFFLYTFLGSVLMLVAMIAMYHMAGTTDIPTLLTFKFPSETYRLLGVTIVGGTQMLLFLAFFASFAVKMPMWPVHTWLPDAHVQAPTAGSVVLAAILLKMGGYGFLRFSLPMFPVASGVAQPYIFWLSAIAIVYTSLVALVQSDMKKLIAYSSVAHMGYVTLGIFTVNQPGVDGAIFQMLSHGFISGALFLCVGVIYDRMHTREIDAYGGLVNRMPKYALVFMFFTMANVGLPGTSGFVGEFLTLLGAFRVNTWVALVATSGVILSASYALWLYRRVTFGQLVKESLKTISDMTARERWIFVPLIAMTLILGVYPRAVTDITGPAVTSLINHYNASQPAAPAVAAADASH